Proteins encoded together in one Chitinophaga sp. LS1 window:
- a CDS encoding M28 family metallopeptidase, giving the protein MKYTRILTLLFSVSTLTTYAQDIKEQEVKRIITTLAADDMQGRKTFEPGIEKAAQFLEKEYSKAGLQPLTGAASFRQAFHRFNTTPGTQELYLNGERAHEGSVILIGVTTNIDWNEKSDVASVSLPASEQFYESLRKIRDVKKNTIVWVDAAHTEDFKKFYENVQSRGGKFQDSLPTVVLVLKQGEDVKSWQVKANQQVTPLYLSNIVGMIKGKTKPDEYVIFSGHYDHLGIVKPVGTDSIANGADDDASGVTAVVMLAKYYKQHPPARSIIFVAFTAEEIGGYGSKYFSQQQDPEKVVAMFNIEMIGKESKFGKNSAFITGYERSDFGKILEKNLQNSAFHFYPDPYPDQQLFYRSDNATLARQGVPAHTISTDQIDSDKLYHSVGDEVSSLDIKNITSTIQAIAISARSIVDGTDTPTRIDKEGVLKR; this is encoded by the coding sequence ATGAAATACACGCGCATTTTAACCCTCCTTTTCAGTGTCTCCACCCTCACCACATACGCACAGGACATAAAGGAGCAGGAAGTAAAACGTATTATTACTACCCTTGCTGCCGATGATATGCAGGGGCGTAAAACCTTTGAGCCCGGTATTGAAAAAGCGGCTCAGTTTCTTGAAAAAGAATATAGTAAAGCCGGTCTTCAACCATTGACAGGCGCTGCCAGTTTCCGTCAGGCATTTCATCGCTTCAATACTACTCCCGGTACACAGGAACTGTACCTGAACGGGGAAAGAGCGCATGAAGGCAGCGTGATCCTGATTGGTGTAACAACGAATATTGACTGGAACGAAAAGAGTGATGTCGCATCTGTATCGCTGCCGGCTTCCGAACAGTTTTATGAATCGCTGAGAAAAATCAGAGATGTAAAAAAGAATACTATTGTATGGGTAGATGCTGCGCATACAGAAGACTTTAAAAAGTTCTATGAGAATGTACAGTCAAGAGGCGGTAAATTTCAGGATAGCCTGCCTACGGTAGTATTAGTACTTAAACAGGGAGAAGATGTCAAAAGCTGGCAGGTGAAAGCGAATCAGCAGGTTACTCCTTTATACCTCAGTAATATCGTGGGAATGATCAAGGGGAAAACAAAACCAGATGAGTATGTTATCTTCTCCGGCCACTACGATCACCTGGGTATTGTAAAACCAGTAGGTACGGATAGCATTGCCAATGGAGCAGATGATGATGCCAGTGGTGTAACAGCGGTGGTCATGCTTGCGAAGTATTACAAACAGCATCCGCCAGCCAGATCCATCATCTTTGTTGCATTTACGGCGGAAGAAATAGGTGGATATGGTTCTAAATATTTCTCTCAGCAGCAGGATCCTGAAAAGGTAGTAGCGATGTTCAATATTGAGATGATCGGGAAGGAATCCAAGTTCGGTAAGAACAGTGCATTTATAACCGGTTATGAACGTTCTGATTTTGGAAAGATCCTTGAGAAGAACCTGCAGAATTCCGCCTTCCATTTTTATCCGGATCCTTATCCGGACCAGCAACTGTTCTATCGTTCAGACAATGCAACTCTTGCCAGGCAAGGTGTACCGGCGCATACCATTTCTACAGACCAGATTGATTCAGATAAACTCTATCATAGTGTAGGTGATGAAGTCAGTTCATTAGACATTAAGAATATCACTTCAACTATACAGGCAATTGCCATCAGTGCGCGTAGCATAGTAGATGGTACAGATACGCCTACCAGGATAGATAAAGAGGGCGTATTAAAACGCTAA
- a CDS encoding peptidoglycan DD-metalloendopeptidase family protein, whose translation MLTGILQRHQPFQPVVLFDPTKDHLYPMDFTAANTALTPDILDDEHRFSDYVTQLLAKHNAVFGIGGYNEHRTIYSRSAHFDTEGEPRRLHLGVDIWGPAGTPVYAPLNGHVHSFQFNNQLGDYGATIILKHMLDGVTFHTLYGHMSVADLEGLKPDAPVAAGQIIAHFGPLAENGHWPPHLHFQLIIDMEGKAGDYPGVCRYSERERYLANCPDPNLILAF comes from the coding sequence ATGTTAACCGGGATCTTACAACGCCATCAACCGTTCCAGCCAGTCGTACTCTTTGATCCCACAAAGGATCACCTGTACCCAATGGACTTTACTGCCGCTAATACAGCGCTGACACCGGACATTCTGGACGATGAACATCGTTTCAGTGACTACGTCACCCAACTATTAGCCAAACACAATGCCGTATTCGGTATAGGCGGATATAACGAACATAGGACCATCTATTCCCGTAGTGCACATTTCGATACAGAAGGCGAACCACGCCGCTTACACTTGGGTGTCGATATCTGGGGACCTGCAGGCACACCTGTATATGCCCCACTCAATGGGCATGTTCATAGTTTTCAATTCAACAACCAATTGGGAGATTATGGGGCTACGATCATCTTAAAACACATGCTGGACGGTGTCACTTTTCATACCCTATACGGGCACATGAGTGTAGCTGATCTGGAAGGATTAAAACCCGATGCACCTGTGGCTGCGGGTCAGATCATCGCCCACTTCGGGCCACTGGCGGAGAATGGCCATTGGCCTCCACACCTCCACTTCCAGCTCATCATCGATATGGAAGGGAAGGCGGGAGACTATCCTGGCGTATGTCGTTATAGTGAAAGAGAAAGATACCTGGCTAATTGCCCTGATCCAAACCTCATCTTAGCGTTTTAA
- a CDS encoding leucine--tRNA ligase, translating to MEYNFRAIEKKWQDAWGSSNAYRVSINSQKPKCYVLDMFPYPSGAGLHVGHPLGYISSDIYARYKRLKGFNVLHPMGWDAFGLPAEQYALETGQHPAVTTAENIAAFRKQLGNIGFCFDWEREVNTSNPDYYKWTQWIFLQLFDSWFDRSARKAKRIPELTATFEKEGNKAHECPGDRTLTFSAEEWKGYDEARQREILMHYRIAFLAYAEVNWCAALGTVLANDEVVNGVSERGGFPVVKKKMRQWFLRITEYANRLLEGLETVNYSEAMKEMQRNWIGKSQGAEITFRFDGNDNEGLRVYTTRPDTIFGVDFMVVAPEHELVAKITTSENKAAVDKYLDYVQSRSERERMAEVKQITGCFTGAYVLNPFNGKRIPVWISEYVLAGYGTGAIMAVPCGDQRDFGFAKHFNIPITNIIGDAFDGAEANPTKDAVLQNSDFLNGVPMKQAMELVADKVEAMGIGKKQTNFRMRDAGFSRQRYWGEPFPIVYKNGIPYAVDESELPVELPHVDTYKPGEDGEGPLANITDWVNIDANTKRETNTMPGYAGSSWYFLRYADPSNKEEFASRAATDYWNQVDVYIGGTEHAVGHLLYSRLWTKVLFDLGYIGFDEPYKKLINQGMIQGSSRFVKRLRFIHSDHHVGADEIEPITLPDNKQVYISNSYTDIRIKDIIELIRAQDASLAEFLDSMKVNNVLESQIHMNVNFVDGVVLDIDAARKWKPDFANAIFLLQDGQFTCKSEVEKMSKRLYNTVNPDVLVEKYGADTFRMYEMFLGPVEQSKPWDTKGIEGVHRFLKKLWRLYADEQKGMIVKDGEATPEELKILHKTIQKIDSDTENFSYNTAVSQFMICVNELSSLKCNKRSVLEPVLILLTPYAPHIAEELWHLLGNTTTILDAPYPVFEEKYVKEDAFNYPIAVNGKTRTELSFPLDTDNTALEQTVLANEVVQKWIEGKPVKKVVIVKGRMINIVV from the coding sequence ATGGAATATAATTTCAGGGCTATTGAGAAAAAGTGGCAGGACGCCTGGGGCAGCTCGAATGCTTACAGGGTTAGCATCAATAGCCAAAAGCCCAAGTGCTATGTACTTGATATGTTTCCTTATCCATCAGGAGCGGGCCTCCATGTAGGTCATCCGCTGGGATATATTTCGTCTGATATCTATGCTCGTTATAAAAGACTAAAAGGCTTTAATGTACTACATCCCATGGGCTGGGATGCCTTTGGTCTGCCAGCAGAACAGTATGCCCTGGAAACAGGTCAGCACCCTGCGGTGACTACTGCCGAAAATATTGCGGCCTTCCGTAAACAACTGGGTAACATCGGATTTTGCTTTGACTGGGAAAGAGAAGTGAATACCAGCAATCCCGATTACTATAAATGGACACAATGGATCTTCCTCCAACTGTTCGACAGCTGGTTTGACCGTAGTGCCCGGAAAGCTAAACGCATTCCTGAACTGACCGCTACCTTTGAAAAAGAAGGTAACAAAGCCCACGAATGCCCTGGCGATCGTACCCTTACCTTCTCTGCCGAAGAGTGGAAAGGCTATGATGAAGCCCGTCAGCGTGAGATCCTCATGCATTACCGCATCGCGTTCCTCGCTTACGCAGAGGTGAACTGGTGTGCCGCACTGGGTACCGTTCTGGCCAATGATGAAGTAGTAAATGGTGTTAGTGAACGTGGTGGTTTCCCTGTAGTAAAGAAGAAAATGCGCCAGTGGTTCCTCCGTATCACTGAGTATGCAAACCGCCTGCTCGAGGGTCTGGAAACTGTGAACTACAGCGAAGCTATGAAGGAAATGCAGCGTAACTGGATCGGCAAGAGCCAGGGTGCTGAAATCACCTTCAGGTTTGATGGTAACGACAATGAAGGATTAAGAGTCTATACCACCCGCCCCGATACCATCTTTGGTGTAGACTTCATGGTAGTAGCTCCTGAGCATGAGCTGGTAGCTAAGATCACAACTTCTGAAAATAAAGCAGCTGTTGATAAATACCTGGATTATGTTCAAAGCCGTTCTGAACGTGAACGTATGGCAGAGGTCAAACAAATCACCGGTTGCTTTACAGGTGCTTATGTACTGAATCCATTCAATGGCAAACGTATCCCGGTATGGATCTCTGAATACGTACTGGCAGGTTATGGTACTGGTGCAATCATGGCAGTACCATGCGGCGACCAGCGTGACTTTGGCTTTGCAAAACACTTTAATATTCCTATTACAAATATCATCGGTGATGCATTTGATGGTGCTGAAGCAAATCCTACCAAAGATGCAGTGCTGCAGAACAGCGACTTCCTGAATGGCGTACCTATGAAGCAGGCAATGGAGCTGGTAGCTGATAAGGTAGAAGCCATGGGTATCGGTAAAAAGCAGACTAACTTCAGAATGCGTGACGCCGGCTTTAGCCGTCAGCGTTACTGGGGTGAGCCATTCCCGATCGTGTACAAAAATGGTATCCCATACGCTGTAGACGAAAGCGAATTGCCTGTTGAATTGCCACATGTAGACACCTACAAACCAGGTGAAGATGGTGAAGGCCCGCTGGCTAACATCACTGACTGGGTAAATATAGATGCAAATACCAAACGTGAAACCAACACCATGCCTGGTTATGCAGGTAGTAGCTGGTACTTCCTGCGCTATGCAGATCCTTCCAACAAGGAGGAGTTTGCAAGCCGTGCAGCGACTGACTACTGGAACCAGGTAGATGTATATATCGGTGGTACAGAACATGCGGTAGGCCACCTGCTGTATTCACGTCTGTGGACTAAAGTACTGTTTGACCTGGGTTATATTGGTTTTGATGAGCCTTACAAGAAGCTGATCAACCAGGGTATGATTCAGGGTTCCTCCAGGTTTGTAAAGCGTTTAAGATTCATCCACAGCGACCACCATGTAGGTGCTGATGAAATTGAACCTATCACACTGCCGGATAACAAACAGGTATATATCTCTAATAGTTACACCGATATCCGTATCAAAGACATTATCGAATTGATTAGAGCACAGGATGCTTCATTAGCTGAATTCCTGGATTCTATGAAGGTGAACAATGTACTGGAAAGCCAAATCCATATGAATGTAAACTTCGTGGATGGTGTAGTGCTGGATATAGACGCTGCCAGAAAATGGAAACCTGATTTTGCGAATGCAATCTTCTTATTACAGGATGGCCAGTTCACCTGTAAATCAGAAGTAGAGAAGATGAGTAAGCGATTGTACAATACCGTCAACCCGGATGTACTTGTTGAAAAATACGGCGCCGATACCTTCCGCATGTACGAAATGTTCCTCGGTCCTGTAGAGCAGTCCAAACCATGGGATACCAAAGGTATCGAAGGTGTACACCGCTTCCTCAAAAAACTCTGGCGTCTCTATGCTGATGAGCAAAAAGGCATGATCGTAAAAGATGGTGAAGCAACGCCTGAAGAACTGAAGATCCTGCACAAGACCATTCAGAAAATCGATAGCGATACTGAAAACTTCTCTTACAATACCGCTGTAAGCCAGTTTATGATCTGTGTCAATGAACTGAGCAGTCTCAAGTGCAACAAACGTAGCGTACTGGAACCAGTACTCATCCTGCTTACACCTTATGCACCGCATATCGCTGAAGAGCTGTGGCACCTGCTGGGTAATACAACCACTATTCTCGACGCTCCATACCCTGTATTCGAAGAGAAGTATGTAAAGGAAGACGCATTCAACTACCCTATCGCAGTGAATGGTAAAACCCGTACAGAACTCAGCTTCCCGCTGGATACAGACAACACTGCCCTCGAACAGACTGTACTGGCCAACGAAGTCGTACAGAAATGGATAGAAGGCAAACCTGTGAAGAAAGTAGTGATTGTAAAAGGAAGAATGATCAATATTGTTGTTTAA
- a CDS encoding cell division protein FtsX — MAQQPGKSSSKKSKPSYLYSIIGVALVLFLLGTLGLIVIHANKLSEYFKESIEIQVILRDNVKEEQAIALRDSIAGRPYVKSIEYVSKDMAAERFKKEFGEDFITLLQYNPLYASINIKGNARYVNPDSLAVIEANLGQQSIVREISYQRGLVSKLNENVRKIGFVILGISVMLALVVIVLIDNTIRLAMFSNRFLIKTMQMVGATRWFIAKPFDLRSIINGALSAILAIAGLIGILYFADQLLPELSAMRDYFMTSVLFIGMIVIGIFISLVSTHRSVMKYLRLKLDDLY; from the coding sequence ATGGCGCAGCAACCCGGGAAATCATCTTCAAAAAAATCCAAACCTTCTTATTTGTATTCCATTATTGGAGTGGCACTTGTCCTGTTCCTGCTGGGAACCTTGGGTCTTATAGTGATACATGCTAATAAGCTAAGTGAATATTTTAAAGAAAGCATTGAAATTCAGGTGATCCTAAGGGACAACGTGAAAGAAGAGCAGGCGATCGCTCTTCGTGATTCCATTGCTGGCAGGCCTTATGTTAAGTCGATCGAATACGTATCCAAAGATATGGCGGCCGAGCGCTTTAAAAAGGAGTTTGGAGAGGATTTTATCACCCTGTTGCAGTATAACCCATTGTATGCCAGTATCAATATAAAAGGTAATGCCCGGTATGTAAATCCGGACAGCCTGGCAGTGATCGAGGCAAATCTGGGTCAGCAGAGTATAGTTAGAGAAATTTCTTACCAGAGAGGGCTGGTATCCAAGCTGAATGAGAATGTGCGTAAGATCGGGTTCGTGATCCTCGGTATCTCTGTTATGTTGGCGCTGGTAGTCATCGTACTGATAGACAATACGATACGTCTGGCCATGTTCAGCAACCGCTTCCTGATCAAGACCATGCAGATGGTAGGAGCCACCAGGTGGTTCATAGCCAAGCCTTTCGACCTGCGTAGTATCATCAATGGGGCCCTGAGTGCCATATTGGCTATTGCCGGTTTGATAGGGATTCTCTATTTTGCAGACCAGTTACTTCCAGAGCTCAGTGCCATGCGGGATTACTTTATGACATCTGTCCTATTTATAGGCATGATTGTAATAGGTATCTTTATCTCGCTGGTGAGCACGCATCGTTCGGTAATGAAATACCTGCGACTGAAACTGGATGATTTATATTGA
- a CDS encoding DUF3098 domain-containing protein gives MIKETKQADKAVIDSRPVFAKDNYKLMIAGLVITVVGFLLMTGGYNDDATKFKPEEVYSFQRITLAPIVILLGLAVEVFAIMRKPKQ, from the coding sequence ATGATTAAAGAAACCAAACAAGCAGATAAGGCAGTCATTGATAGCCGCCCTGTTTTTGCAAAAGATAACTATAAATTGATGATAGCGGGTCTGGTGATCACTGTAGTCGGCTTTCTGCTGATGACTGGTGGTTACAATGATGATGCTACCAAATTCAAACCAGAAGAAGTGTATAGTTTCCAGCGTATTACCCTGGCGCCTATCGTGATCCTGCTGGGTCTGGCAGTAGAGGTTTTTGCGATTATGCGTAAACCAAAGCAATAA
- a CDS encoding undecaprenyl-diphosphate phosphatase, with protein MSILDAIIIAIVEGLTEFLPISSTGHMVIASAMLGIGDDEFTKLFEIVIQLGAILAVVVLYWKKFFVFDKNRIPFYIKLVLATIPALILGFLFHHKIKDLMGSPAVVAASLFLGGIVLLFVDNWFKNPTIDKDEQVDNFRAIRIGFFQCLALIPGVSRSAASIIGGMQQKLTRNAAAEFSFFLAVPTMFAATCYDLYKSKDALASNTGNFQLLIIGFVIAFIVALIAIKFFIGVLKRYGFRVWGVYRILVGGAILAAMAMGYNLTVG; from the coding sequence ATGAGCATTCTGGATGCCATTATCATTGCTATTGTTGAAGGATTAACCGAGTTTTTACCCATTTCGTCTACCGGTCACATGGTCATTGCCAGTGCAATGCTGGGTATTGGAGACGACGAGTTTACTAAATTGTTTGAAATTGTAATACAGCTGGGGGCAATATTAGCTGTCGTAGTTTTGTACTGGAAGAAATTTTTTGTGTTCGATAAGAACCGCATTCCCTTTTATATCAAACTGGTACTGGCTACCATTCCTGCGCTGATCCTGGGTTTTCTGTTCCATCACAAGATCAAGGACCTGATGGGTTCTCCTGCGGTGGTTGCGGCCAGCCTGTTCCTGGGGGGGATTGTATTATTGTTTGTGGACAACTGGTTTAAGAATCCAACCATTGACAAGGATGAACAAGTGGACAATTTCAGGGCTATCCGCATTGGCTTTTTCCAGTGCCTGGCGTTGATTCCTGGTGTGAGCCGCAGTGCGGCATCCATCATCGGTGGTATGCAGCAAAAGCTGACCCGCAATGCTGCTGCTGAATTCTCGTTTTTCCTGGCCGTACCAACCATGTTTGCAGCTACCTGCTACGACCTGTATAAAAGCAAAGATGCCCTGGCAAGCAATACCGGCAATTTCCAGTTGCTAATTATTGGTTTTGTCATTGCATTTATTGTGGCATTGATTGCCATCAAGTTCTTTATCGGCGTATTGAAAAGATACGGTTTCCGCGTATGGGGTGTATACCGCATACTTGTAGGAGGTGCTATCCTGGCAGCTATGGCGATGGGATACAACCTGACTGTAGGCTAA